The Marivirga salinae DNA window CTGCGCATCATTTTCAGCATTTTAGTGGAGCCATGCTGAAGAGGCATATCTAAATAATTACAGATATTGTCTCGTTCTGCCATCACATCTAAAATATCTTCAGGGAAACCAGTTGGAAAAGCATAATGTAATCGAATCCATTCTATTCCTTCCACATCGGAAAGCTGCTTTAATAATTCAGCTAAGTTTCTTTTTTTATAAATATCCAATCCGTAATAAGTTGAATCTTGAGCAATAAGCAAGATCTCCTTAGTACCATTTCTGGCCATATTTTTAGCTTCTTTCACCAATTCTTCTATTGGGCGAGACACGTGCTTTCCACGCATAATCGGAATAGCACAAAAAGAACAAGGGCGATCGCAACCCTCTGCTATTTTCATATAAGCAAAATGATTGGCGGTAGTAGTTATTCTTTCCCCTACTAACTCATGCTTATAATCAGCATTGAATTTCTTCAAAAGCATTGGCAATTCCATAGTACCGAAAAAGGCATCTACCTGCGGAATTTCCTTTTCTAAATCATCTTTATATCGCTGCGAAAGACATCCTGTTACGTATAATTTCTCAATTATACCCTCCTCTTTTGCATCTGCATAGCGTAAAATAGTATCTATAGATTCTTGCTTAGCATTATCTATAAACCCACAGGTATTGACTACTATGATGTTAGAATCATCTTTATCTGATTCATGCGTAACATCAATATCATTGCCTCTCAATTGTGTCATCATCACTTCGGAATCCACTAAATTTTTAGAACATCCTAGTGTGACCACATTAACTTTGTCTTTCTTTAATCCTTTCGTCTTCAAAATTTTCTCCTCTTTAAAATATATCTAAAACAGTATACATCAAATTTTATGATTTAATTCAAAAAATCTAAAGCACATCATCCACCTTTCAACAACAGCTCCTGTTTCAAGATGCAAAGTTAATCAAATATTATAGGAATTGTTTTCAGATGTGATGAATTACAATCAATTCCTGCCTAACTCGTTTAGCTTGTCAGAATATATAATATCTTTGCACCCCAATGGAATCAATTATCAAAAAAAGCTTAGTAATATTATTAATCGCAGGCATTTTTGCTTGTGATGTTGATAGCAATTGTGGAAGCATAAACGTGGATTATGTGACCTTTGGCACTGTAACACTTAATGCTAATTTAGAAGAAGCACCGAAAAATGTGAGCTTTGACAGTATTATCAGCCCACAAACTGACAGTATCTTTAGATATAAAGACAGTATTTCTATTTCAAGTTTCAGATTACCATTAAGCCCTGTAGAAAATCAAACAGATTTCTTTTTTTATTATTCTATTAATAATGCTAATGACACTGTTAAATATGGTGATACGATTCGCTTCACCTATGAAAAATTGAATAGAGTAGATTCTCCTGAATGTGGAGTTGATTTCGAGTTTGTTGGCATGGATACTGCTTATCAAACATTTGATTCTTTAGTTATTGTAAATGATACATTAAAAAGGACTATAAATGCGCCTAATATTAAGTTGTTTATTTTTTAGTCTCATCAGCTTTTCCGTATTCGGGCAAAGAACTGGAAGTAATGCAGAAGTTGATTCAGCTGAACAAAAAATTGTAGAGCCTGAAAGACCAAAAGTGCCTAAATCTTTCTTTATTCCAACAGGGATTAGGATTGGAACTGATTTGGTGGCATTAGGTGTAAATGCCTTTGGCAACAATCGCCAGCGATATGAATTTCAGGCTGATGTTGATTTTCATAGAATTTATTTAATTGGGTCTTACGGTATAAATCAATACCAAATTAGTGGTGAAAACTTTGAATATAGCAATGATGGTAATTATTTCAGGATTGGATTAGAAGCTAACTTTCTAAAATTTGATCCTGACTACAATACTTTAACTTTTGGATTACGGTACGCAAGAGCAAATTATTCTGAAAGCTTAACGACCAATATGACTAGCCCAATTTACGGACCCTATGAAGAAAGCTTAAATAATGAGACAGTAAGTGCAAGATGGTTTGAAATGACAACCGGATTGAGAGTAATGGTTTTAAAAAACCTATATATGGGCTATACTTTTAGAATCCAGTTGAACCGCAAATTATTTGATGCTTCTAGTTTCAGATCTTATGATATACCCGGATTTGGAAGAGCGGAGTTTAAAAACAGATGGACATTCAATTATTATCTGACCTATAGAATTCCATGGAAAGAAAAACAAGTGATGGAAAGATCACGGTAATTCATGACCTTTCCAAAAGCCTTTATTTAACGCTATATTCTTTCACTGCCTCTATAAAATATTTTACATGATCAGGATTAATATCCGGATAAACACCATGTCCTAAATTGGCAATATGTCTGTCCGAACCGAACTGTTCCAACATTCTGACGGTGTGTCTTTTAATCGTTTCTTTATCAGCATACAAAACACATGGATCAAGATTTCCCTGTAAAGTTTTGTTATTTCCAACGGCTTTTCTTACCTCTATAGGATTCATCGTCCAGTCCAGGCCGATGGTTTGATAATCAAGCTTGCTTAAATCAGGAAAAGCGGCATGGGCGTCTTTAGCGAAGATAGTTTTAGGAACATCCTGTATGGCATCAGCAATTTTCCGTAAATATGGAATAGAAAATTCTTTGTATTGTTCATGGGATAAAATTCCTGCCCAGCTATCAAAAACCTGCACTAAATCTGCTCCAGCTTTAATTTGAGCTTTTAAATAAGCAATAGTGCTATCCGTAATCTTACTCAAAAGTTGATGAGATAAGTCCGGCTCTGTATAAAGCATAGCCTTAGCCTTAGAGAATGTTTTGCTACCAGAACCTTCCACCATATAGGCAAAAATAGTCCATGGAGCACCTGCAAAACCAATTAATGGAACTCTGCCATTTAATTCCTTCTTAGTGATTTCAATAGCTTTCGTCACATACGAAAGGCTTTCTTCCACATCGGCAACTCGAAGTTTTTCGACATCGGCTTTTGATTTGATCGTTTCTGGGAAACGTGGCCCTTTTTTTTCCACCATTTCATACGGCAATCCCATAGCTTCTGGGATCACTAAAATGTCGGAAAAAATAATAGCAGCATCCACATCCAGAATGTCAACAGGCTGTATAGTAACTTCAGCTGCTAATTCTGGAGTTTGCGCCAATTCAATAAATCCACTAACACTCGCTCTGACTTTTCTGTATTCGGGTAGTATCCTTCCAGCTTGTCTCATCAGCCAAACAGGAGTTCTTTCCACTTTTTCACCTTTTGCTGCTCTCAGCAGCAGATCATTTTTTAATTCCATATTGCAAATATACATTCATATTATGCTTCTGAATTATAATAATGCTAAACTTTTACGTTTCTTTGCCGATTAAAGGATTAGGTTAAATCTATACTGTTATGTCAATACTTTTTAGTGAATTTAAGGAATGGAAAGAATACTGCGAGGAGAAAGGTGTTAAACTTTTTGAACCAGTATTGGAGTATGAAAAAGATCAAAAGGGAAAAGATGCAGATTTCGTATGGGAAAATTTGCAAAAAGCCTATGATGTAATGCGAGATGCCGTAAAAACTGGACTGGAAGAAGACATGCAATCTCGATCTGGAATGATTAATAATGGAGCCAAAAAGGTATATAAAAATCCCATAACAGTTTTAGATCCTAATTTCCAGAAATTAATTGCCAGAGCATTAGCTGCAAAAGAAGTGAATTCTTGTATGGGGAGAGTGGTAGCTGCACCTACCGCAGGAGCTAGCGGAATTTTGCCAGGCACCATGTTTACGCTACAGGAAATTCACGGATTAGAGGATAGGAAAATATTAGAAGGGCTTTTAGTGGGTGCTGGAATTGCTTTAATTATTGAACAAAAAGCTTCATTAGCAGGCGCTGTTGGAGGTTGCCAAGCTGAAACAGGAAGTGCAGCCGCAATGGCTTCTGGGGCAATTGTTTATTGTTTAGGTGGAGATATTGATCAAGTATTTAATGCAGTTGCCATTACCATTCAGTGCATGTTAGGTTTAGTTTGCGATCCTGTTGCTGGACTTGTGGAAGTGCCTTGCGTAGTAAGAAATGCAAGTGCTGCAGCTATAGCCAATTCTTCTGCCCAAATTGCTTTATCCAATGTAAGTGGTGTTATTCCAGTTGATGAATGTGTAGATGCCTTAGGTGAAGTAGGGCAAAGCATGGAAACGAAATATAAAGAAACTGCAATGGGAGGTTTAGCAGCTACACTAACAGGTCAAAACATTTCTAAAAAAGTGTTAATTCAGGATATAGAAATGCTACCTGATGAAGAAGAAAATGATTGATTCACTTTATGATATGACTGTAATGGTATAATAAAGGTAAATCCCAACTAATATTAGCCCTTCGTAACGGTCCACAATCTTATTTAAAGCCATAAATGGTAATATGAGTAAGGTAATTCCCATCATCCATATCATATCTGAATTAACTATTACTTCACTTACTTCTATCTCAGATATCAGGCTAGTTATACCTAATATGGAAAGAATATTGAAAATATTAGATCCCATTAGGTTTCCTAGTGCCATATCGGTTTCTTTTTTAAATGCGGCTACAACAGAAGTTACTAATTCTGGCAAACTAGTTCCTAATGCTACGATTGTAATACCAACAATACGCTCACTGACTCCCATATAAATTGCTAAATCCTTGGAACTATTCACAAACCAGTCTGAACCAAAATACAGCCCAGCTCCACCAATTGCAATTAAGGAAAGATCCTTAATCATATTCTTCTTTGAAGCAGGAGTTGGCTCTTCAACTTCAATCCCAAGTTCTTCAGGGCTTATGTGATTTTTTCTTGATCTTCT harbors:
- the rimO gene encoding 30S ribosomal protein S12 methylthiotransferase RimO, whose protein sequence is MKTKGLKKDKVNVVTLGCSKNLVDSEVMMTQLRGNDIDVTHESDKDDSNIIVVNTCGFIDNAKQESIDTILRYADAKEEGIIEKLYVTGCLSQRYKDDLEKEIPQVDAFFGTMELPMLLKKFNADYKHELVGERITTTANHFAYMKIAEGCDRPCSFCAIPIMRGKHVSRPIEELVKEAKNMARNGTKEILLIAQDSTYYGLDIYKKRNLAELLKQLSDVEGIEWIRLHYAFPTGFPEDILDVMAERDNICNYLDMPLQHGSTKMLKMMRRGTTREKQEALIERIREKVPGIALRTTLIAGHPGETEEDFQELMDFVRNTRFDRLGVFPYSHEENTHAFSFEDDVPDEIKQERTDAVMELQTQISQELNQEKIGKTFKVLVDRKEGGFFVGRTEHDSPEVDNEVLIDATESYARIGDFVEVEITDATEFDLYGNLK
- a CDS encoding DUF6452 family protein; this encodes MESIIKKSLVILLIAGIFACDVDSNCGSINVDYVTFGTVTLNANLEEAPKNVSFDSIISPQTDSIFRYKDSISISSFRLPLSPVENQTDFFFYYSINNANDTVKYGDTIRFTYEKLNRVDSPECGVDFEFVGMDTAYQTFDSLVIVNDTLKRTINAPNIKLFIF
- a CDS encoding DUF6048 family protein, whose product is MRLILSCLFFSLISFSVFGQRTGSNAEVDSAEQKIVEPERPKVPKSFFIPTGIRIGTDLVALGVNAFGNNRQRYEFQADVDFHRIYLIGSYGINQYQISGENFEYSNDGNYFRIGLEANFLKFDPDYNTLTFGLRYARANYSESLTTNMTSPIYGPYEESLNNETVSARWFEMTTGLRVMVLKNLYMGYTFRIQLNRKLFDASSFRSYDIPGFGRAEFKNRWTFNYYLTYRIPWKEKQVMERSR
- the hemE gene encoding uroporphyrinogen decarboxylase, which translates into the protein MELKNDLLLRAAKGEKVERTPVWLMRQAGRILPEYRKVRASVSGFIELAQTPELAAEVTIQPVDILDVDAAIIFSDILVIPEAMGLPYEMVEKKGPRFPETIKSKADVEKLRVADVEESLSYVTKAIEITKKELNGRVPLIGFAGAPWTIFAYMVEGSGSKTFSKAKAMLYTEPDLSHQLLSKITDSTIAYLKAQIKAGADLVQVFDSWAGILSHEQYKEFSIPYLRKIADAIQDVPKTIFAKDAHAAFPDLSKLDYQTIGLDWTMNPIEVRKAVGNNKTLQGNLDPCVLYADKETIKRHTVRMLEQFGSDRHIANLGHGVYPDINPDHVKYFIEAVKEYSVK
- the sdaAA gene encoding L-serine ammonia-lyase, iron-sulfur-dependent, subunit alpha, which produces MSILFSEFKEWKEYCEEKGVKLFEPVLEYEKDQKGKDADFVWENLQKAYDVMRDAVKTGLEEDMQSRSGMINNGAKKVYKNPITVLDPNFQKLIARALAAKEVNSCMGRVVAAPTAGASGILPGTMFTLQEIHGLEDRKILEGLLVGAGIALIIEQKASLAGAVGGCQAETGSAAAMASGAIVYCLGGDIDQVFNAVAITIQCMLGLVCDPVAGLVEVPCVVRNASAAAIANSSAQIALSNVSGVIPVDECVDALGEVGQSMETKYKETAMGGLAATLTGQNISKKVLIQDIEMLPDEEEND
- a CDS encoding calcium/sodium antiporter, whose product is MPLSNTILLIVGLAVLILGGELLVRGASRIALRLKMSPLVVGVTIVAFGTSAPELLISIQAALAGSPDITMGNVIGSNICNLALVLGVTALIAPIPVNSDSIKIDWPMTMGCSLLLYFLVQEGYVNDYEGIGFVLLLALYLFFIIRRSRKNHISPEELGIEVEEPTPASKKNMIKDLSLIAIGGAGLYFGSDWFVNSSKDLAIYMGVSERIVGITIVALGTSLPELVTSVVAAFKKETDMALGNLMGSNIFNILSILGITSLISEIEVSEVIVNSDMIWMMGITLLILPFMALNKIVDRYEGLILVGIYLYYTITVIS